A region from the Mycolicibacterium phlei genome encodes:
- a CDS encoding bifunctional FO biosynthesis protein CofGH, which produces MALNPQRGADLPDPVIPPKSNAPSPAALRRVLRRARDGVALNVDEAAIAMTARGDDLADLCASAARVRDAGLEAAGRRGPTGRLPVSYSRKVFIPVTHLCRDTCHYCTFVTVPGRLRAQGKGMYMEPDEILEVARRGAELGCKEALFTLGDRPEARWEEARQWLDERGYDSTLDYVRAMAIRVLEETGLLPHLNPGVMSWSELSRLKPVAPSMGMMLETTSRRLFETKGLAHYGSPDKDPEVRLRTLTDAGRLSIPFTTGLLVGIGETLTERAETIHAIRRVHKEFGHVQEVIVQNFRAKDHTAMASAPDAAFEDFLATVAVTRLVLGPKMRVQAPPNLVSREECLALVGAGVDDWGGVSPLTPDHVNPERPWPALDELAAITAEAGYDLVQRLTAQPQYVQAGVAWIDPRVRGHVEALADPETGYALDVNPVGRPWQEPDEASQSLGRTDLHTAIDQDGRLTETRSDLDSAFGDWESIREKISELVARAPERIDTDVLAALRKAESDPAGLSDDEYLALACADGPALDAVAALADSLRRDAVGDDVTFVVNRNINFTNICYTGCRFCAFAQRKGDADAYSLSVEEVADRAWEAHVAGATEVCMQGGIDPELPVTGYADLVRAVKQRVPSMHVHAFSPMEIANGVTRSGLSVREWLTALREAGLDTIPGTAAEILDDEVRWVLTKGKLPTSMWIEIVTTAHEVGLRSSSTMMYGHVDQPRHWVSHLRILREIQDRTGGFTEFVPLPFVHQSSPLYLAGGSRPGPTHRDNRAVHALARIMLHGRIANIQTSWVKLGVERTQIMLQGGANDLGGTLMEETISRMAGSEFGSYKTVEELVAIAEGIGRPARQRSTTYAPLAA; this is translated from the coding sequence GTGGCTCTGAACCCTCAACGAGGCGCTGATCTGCCCGATCCGGTGATCCCACCGAAGTCCAACGCACCCAGCCCGGCCGCGCTGAGGCGCGTGCTGCGCCGCGCCCGCGACGGCGTCGCGCTCAACGTCGACGAGGCCGCGATCGCGATGACCGCCCGCGGCGACGACCTCGCCGACCTGTGCGCCAGCGCGGCGCGCGTGCGCGACGCGGGTCTGGAGGCGGCGGGCCGGCGCGGGCCCACCGGGCGGCTACCGGTCAGCTATTCCCGCAAGGTCTTCATCCCGGTCACCCACCTGTGCCGCGACACCTGCCACTACTGCACCTTCGTCACGGTGCCCGGCCGGCTGCGCGCCCAGGGCAAGGGCATGTACATGGAGCCCGACGAGATCCTCGAGGTGGCTCGCCGCGGCGCCGAACTCGGTTGCAAGGAGGCGTTGTTCACCCTCGGCGACCGTCCCGAGGCGCGGTGGGAGGAAGCCCGCCAGTGGCTCGACGAGCGCGGCTACGACTCCACGCTGGACTACGTGCGCGCCATGGCGATCCGGGTGCTCGAGGAGACCGGCCTGCTGCCGCACCTCAACCCCGGCGTGATGAGCTGGTCAGAGCTGTCGCGGCTCAAGCCCGTCGCACCGTCGATGGGCATGATGCTCGAGACCACGTCGCGGCGGCTGTTCGAGACCAAGGGCCTGGCCCACTACGGCAGCCCCGACAAAGACCCCGAGGTCCGGTTGCGCACGCTGACCGACGCGGGCCGGCTGTCGATCCCGTTCACCACCGGTCTGCTGGTCGGGATCGGGGAGACACTGACCGAGCGCGCCGAGACGATCCACGCGATCCGCCGCGTGCACAAGGAGTTCGGGCACGTCCAGGAAGTGATCGTGCAGAACTTCCGCGCTAAGGACCACACCGCGATGGCGTCGGCGCCGGATGCGGCGTTCGAGGACTTCCTGGCCACCGTCGCGGTCACCCGGCTGGTGCTGGGGCCGAAGATGCGGGTGCAGGCGCCCCCGAACCTGGTGTCGCGCGAGGAGTGCCTGGCGCTGGTCGGTGCCGGGGTCGACGACTGGGGTGGGGTGTCGCCGCTGACCCCCGACCACGTCAACCCGGAACGGCCGTGGCCGGCGCTGGACGAGCTGGCGGCCATCACCGCCGAGGCGGGCTACGACCTGGTGCAGCGGCTGACCGCGCAGCCGCAGTACGTGCAGGCCGGCGTGGCGTGGATCGACCCGCGGGTGCGTGGCCACGTCGAGGCGCTGGCCGACCCCGAGACCGGTTACGCGCTGGACGTCAATCCGGTCGGCCGCCCGTGGCAGGAGCCCGACGAGGCGTCACAGTCGTTGGGGCGCACCGATCTTCACACCGCGATCGACCAGGACGGTCGGCTCACCGAGACGCGCAGCGACCTCGACAGCGCGTTCGGCGACTGGGAGTCGATCCGCGAGAAGATCTCCGAGCTGGTCGCCCGGGCGCCCGAGCGTATCGACACCGACGTGCTGGCGGCGCTGCGCAAGGCCGAGAGCGATCCCGCCGGCCTGTCCGACGACGAGTACCTGGCGCTGGCCTGCGCCGACGGGCCCGCGTTGGATGCCGTTGCCGCGCTGGCGGATTCGCTTCGCCGCGATGCCGTCGGCGACGACGTGACCTTCGTCGTCAACCGCAACATCAACTTCACCAACATCTGCTACACCGGCTGCCGGTTCTGCGCGTTCGCGCAGCGCAAGGGTGACGCCGACGCGTACTCGCTGTCGGTGGAGGAGGTCGCCGACCGGGCGTGGGAGGCGCACGTCGCCGGTGCCACCGAGGTGTGCATGCAGGGCGGCATCGACCCCGAACTGCCGGTGACCGGGTACGCCGATCTGGTGCGCGCGGTCAAGCAGCGGGTGCCGTCGATGCACGTGCACGCGTTCTCGCCGATGGAGATCGCCAACGGTGTCACCCGCAGCGGGCTGTCGGTCCGGGAGTGGCTGACTGCGCTGCGCGAGGCCGGGCTGGACACCATCCCCGGCACCGCCGCGGAGATCCTCGACGACGAGGTACGGTGGGTACTGACCAAGGGCAAGCTGCCGACGTCGATGTGGATCGAGATCGTCACCACCGCACATGAAGTCGGCCTGCGGTCCAGTTCGACGATGATGTACGGCCACGTCGACCAGCCGCGGCACTGGGTCAGCCACCTGCGCATCCTGCGGGAGATCCAGGACCGCACAGGCGGTTTCACCGAGTTCGTGCCGCTGCCGTTCGTGCACCAGAGCTCGCCGCTGTACCTGGCCGGCGGTTCCCGGCCGGGCCCGACGCACCGCGACAACCGGGCGGTGCACGCGCTGGCGCGGATCATGCTGCACGGCCGGATCGCCAACATCCAGACCAGCTGGGTCAAGCTCGGCGTCGAGCGCACGCAGATCATGCTGCAGGGCGGCGCCAACGACCTCGGCGGCACGCTGATGGAGGAGACGATCTCGCGGATGGCCGGCTCGGAGTTCGGGTCGTACAAGACGGTCGAGGAGCTCGTCGCGATCGCCGAGGGTATCGGGCGCCCGGCCCGTCAGCGCTCGACGACGTACGCCCCGCTGGCGGCCTGA
- the typA gene encoding translational GTPase TypA: MDFRNVAIVAHVDHGKTTLVDAMLRQSGALTHRGDDATERIMDSGDLEREKGITILAKNTAVHRHHADGTVTVINVIDTPGHADFGGEVERGLSMVDGVVLLVDASEGPLPQTRFVLRKALAAHLPVILVVNKTDRPDARIAEVVEESHDLLLDVASDLDEDAQAAAERALDLPTLYASGRAGIASTVQPENGQNPEGTNLDPLFDVLMEHIPPPSGDPEAPLQALVTNLDASAFLGRLALIRIYNGKLRKGQQVAWMREVDGAPVVTTAKVTELLVTVGVERHPTDEAVAGDIVAVAGIPEIMIGDTLADPDHAHALPRITVDEPAISVTIGTNTSPLAGKVSGHKLTARMVRNRLDQELVGNVSIKVVDIGRPDAWEVQGRGELALAVLVEQMRREGFELTVGKPQVVTRTIDGKLHEPYEAMTIDCPEEYVGAITQLMAARKGRMEDMTNHAAGWVRMDFIVPSRGLIGFRTEFLTITRGTGIANAVFDGYRPWAGEIRARHTGSLVSDRSGSVTPFAMIQLADRGTFFVEPGDETYEGHVVGINPRAEDLDINVTREKKLTNMRSSTADVMETLARPMELTLEQAMEFCAEDECVEVTPEIVRVRKVELNASLRARAKARAKSRA; encoded by the coding sequence GTGGATTTTCGCAACGTCGCCATCGTGGCACACGTCGACCATGGGAAGACGACCCTGGTCGACGCGATGCTTCGCCAGTCCGGCGCCCTGACCCATCGTGGCGATGACGCCACCGAGCGCATCATGGACTCCGGTGACCTGGAGCGCGAAAAGGGCATCACGATCCTGGCCAAGAACACGGCCGTGCACCGGCATCACGCCGACGGCACCGTGACCGTCATCAACGTCATCGACACCCCCGGCCACGCCGACTTCGGCGGCGAGGTCGAGCGCGGCCTGTCCATGGTCGACGGTGTGGTCCTGCTGGTCGACGCCTCGGAGGGGCCGCTGCCGCAGACCCGGTTCGTGCTGCGCAAGGCGCTGGCCGCGCACCTGCCCGTCATCCTGGTGGTCAACAAGACCGACCGCCCCGACGCCCGCATCGCCGAGGTCGTCGAGGAGAGCCACGACCTGCTGCTCGACGTCGCCTCCGACCTCGACGAGGACGCGCAGGCCGCCGCCGAACGCGCACTGGACCTGCCGACGCTGTACGCCTCCGGCCGGGCCGGGATCGCCAGCACCGTGCAGCCGGAGAACGGGCAGAACCCCGAGGGCACCAACCTCGACCCGCTGTTCGACGTGCTGATGGAGCACATCCCGCCCCCGTCGGGCGATCCCGAGGCGCCGCTGCAGGCGCTGGTGACCAACCTGGACGCCTCGGCGTTCCTCGGCCGGCTCGCGCTGATCCGCATCTACAACGGCAAGCTGCGCAAGGGTCAGCAGGTCGCCTGGATGCGTGAGGTCGACGGCGCACCCGTCGTCACCACCGCCAAGGTCACCGAGCTGCTGGTCACCGTCGGCGTCGAACGCCACCCCACCGACGAGGCCGTCGCGGGCGACATCGTCGCCGTCGCCGGCATCCCGGAGATCATGATCGGCGACACGCTGGCCGACCCGGACCACGCACACGCGCTGCCGCGCATCACCGTCGACGAGCCGGCCATCTCGGTGACCATCGGCACCAACACCTCCCCGCTGGCCGGCAAGGTGTCCGGCCACAAACTGACCGCCCGGATGGTGCGCAACCGCCTGGACCAGGAACTGGTCGGCAACGTGTCGATCAAGGTCGTCGACATCGGCCGCCCGGACGCCTGGGAGGTGCAGGGCCGCGGCGAGTTGGCGCTGGCCGTGCTCGTCGAGCAGATGCGCCGCGAGGGTTTCGAGCTGACCGTCGGCAAGCCGCAGGTGGTCACCCGCACGATCGACGGCAAGCTGCACGAGCCCTACGAAGCGATGACGATCGACTGCCCCGAGGAGTACGTCGGCGCCATCACCCAGCTGATGGCCGCGCGCAAGGGCCGCATGGAGGACATGACCAACCACGCGGCGGGATGGGTGCGGATGGACTTCATCGTGCCCAGCCGCGGGCTGATCGGGTTTCGCACCGAGTTCCTGACGATCACTCGCGGCACCGGCATCGCCAACGCGGTGTTCGACGGCTACCGGCCGTGGGCGGGGGAGATCCGCGCCCGGCACACCGGCTCGCTGGTGTCGGACCGCAGTGGCAGCGTGACGCCGTTCGCGATGATCCAGCTCGCCGACCGCGGCACCTTCTTCGTCGAACCAGGTGACGAGACCTACGAGGGTCACGTCGTCGGCATCAACCCGCGCGCTGAGGACCTCGACATCAACGTCACGCGGGAGAAGAAGCTGACCAACATGCGGTCGTCGACGGCCGACGTGATGGAGACCCTGGCCCGGCCGATGGAGCTGACGCTGGAGCAGGCGATGGAGTTCTGCGCCGAGGACGAGTGCGTCGAGGTGACGCCGGAGATTGTGCGCGTGCGCAAGGTGGAGCTCAACGCCAGCCTGCGGGCACGGGCCAAGGCCCGGGCGAAGTCCCGCGCCTAG
- the mshB gene encoding N-acetyl-1-D-myo-inositol-2-amino-2-deoxy-alpha-D-glucopyranoside deacetylase has product MERPRLLFVHAHPDDETLATGATIAHYAARGAQVRVVTCTLGEEGEVIGDKWAYLAVDHADQLGGYRIAELTAALNALGLDGPEYLGGAGRWRDSGMAGTPPRHHQRFIDADPQETVGALVAVIRELRPHVVVTYDQNGGYGHPDHIHCHEVTMAAVAAAADAEHPGEPWDVPKVYWAATAKSALTEGLAAMTDLPDGWIRVGADDLGFGYPDDAIDAVIEAPEALPAKIAAMRAHATQITVADDGATFALSNKIALPVSAVEHYILAAGTPGERDARGWETDLLAGLDLQ; this is encoded by the coding sequence ATGGAACGTCCCCGCCTGCTGTTCGTGCACGCCCACCCCGACGACGAGACCCTTGCGACCGGTGCGACGATCGCGCACTACGCCGCCCGCGGCGCCCAGGTCCGGGTCGTCACCTGCACCCTCGGCGAGGAAGGCGAGGTGATCGGCGACAAATGGGCCTACCTGGCCGTCGACCACGCCGACCAGCTGGGCGGCTACCGCATCGCCGAACTGACCGCCGCACTCAACGCGCTCGGCCTCGACGGTCCGGAATACCTCGGCGGCGCCGGCCGCTGGCGTGACTCCGGCATGGCCGGCACCCCACCCCGCCACCACCAGCGCTTCATCGACGCCGACCCGCAGGAGACCGTGGGCGCCCTGGTCGCCGTCATCCGCGAGCTGCGTCCGCACGTCGTCGTCACCTACGACCAGAACGGCGGCTACGGCCACCCCGACCACATCCACTGCCACGAGGTGACGATGGCTGCCGTCGCCGCCGCGGCGGACGCCGAACATCCCGGTGAGCCCTGGGACGTCCCGAAGGTGTACTGGGCGGCGACCGCGAAGTCCGCGCTCACCGAAGGGCTCGCCGCCATGACAGACCTCCCGGACGGCTGGATCCGCGTCGGCGCCGACGACCTGGGCTTCGGGTATCCCGACGACGCCATCGACGCGGTGATCGAGGCGCCGGAGGCTTTGCCCGCCAAGATCGCCGCAATGCGCGCACACGCCACCCAGATCACCGTCGCCGACGACGGCGCGACGTTCGCGCTGTCGAACAAGATCGCGCTGCCCGTCTCCGCCGTCGAGCACTACATCCTCGCCGCCGGCACGCCGGGGGAGCGCGACGCGCGCGGCTGGGAGACGGATCTACTCGCCGGGTTGGACCTTCAATAG
- a CDS encoding (deoxy)nucleoside triphosphate pyrophosphohydrolase, translated as MSDQIVVAGALISGAALLVAQRERPPELAGLWELPGGKVAAGESDEAALARELQEELGVEVTVGARVGADVAIGPSLILRAYRVTQTGGTLQANDHRALRWITVDELEALPWVPADRTWLDDLRCALTGQ; from the coding sequence CTCCGGCGCCGCGCTGCTGGTGGCCCAGCGGGAGCGGCCGCCCGAGCTGGCCGGGTTGTGGGAGCTGCCCGGCGGCAAGGTCGCGGCGGGGGAGAGCGACGAGGCCGCACTGGCCCGCGAACTCCAGGAGGAACTCGGCGTCGAGGTCACCGTCGGCGCCCGCGTCGGCGCCGACGTCGCGATCGGGCCGTCGCTGATCCTGCGGGCCTACCGCGTCACCCAGACCGGCGGCACCCTGCAGGCCAACGACCACCGGGCCCTGCGCTGGATCACCGTCGACGAACTCGAAGCTCTCCCTTGGGTTCCCGCCGATCGCACCTGGCTCGACGACCTGCGTTGCGCGCTGACGGGTCAGTAG
- a CDS encoding ABC transporter family substrate-binding protein — protein sequence MSNPLRVVAALSALLTLVAGCTVSPPPAPQSTETTETSPPPPPKATQIIMAIDWIGPGFNPHLLSDQSPVNAAISALVLPSSFRPVPDPTTPTGSRWELDTTLLESAEVTNEDPFTVTYKIRPEASWTDNAPIAADDFWYLWRQMVSQPGVVDPAGYDLITGVQSVEGGKTAVVTFSQPYPAWRELFNNILPAHIVKDIPGGFASGLARALPVTGGQFRVETIDPQRDEILLARNDRYWGPPAKPDQVLFRRGGDSAALADSIRNGDTQVAQVHGGAAAFAQLSAIPDVRTSRIVTPRVMQLTLRAQQPALADPLVRKAIMGLLDVDLLAAVGAGDDNTVTLAQAQVRSPSDPGYVPTAPPAMSKEDALGLLAEAGYEVEPVETPPPQRPGVPPPDTGRGRIVKDGVPLSLVIGVAANDPTSVAVANTAADQLRNVGIAASVSALDPPVLYGDALPNNRVDAVVGWHHAGGDLATALASRYGCRALEATAVPTAQPGSPPPTTTSTTAAPATTSAAPTISAAPATTTATTTPTTTPPGSAPETGELVQAPSNITGICDRSIQPKIDAALDGSEDIADVITAVEPRLWNMATVLPILQDTTIVAAGPSVQNVSLSGAVPVGIVGDAGRWTKTPR from the coding sequence GTGTCGAATCCGCTCCGAGTCGTCGCCGCGCTGTCCGCGCTGCTGACGCTCGTAGCCGGATGCACGGTCAGCCCGCCGCCCGCGCCGCAGAGCACCGAGACCACCGAGACGTCGCCGCCACCACCGCCGAAGGCGACGCAGATCATCATGGCCATCGACTGGATCGGCCCCGGGTTCAACCCGCATCTGCTGTCGGATCAGTCGCCGGTGAACGCGGCGATCAGCGCGCTGGTGCTGCCGAGCTCGTTCCGTCCGGTGCCCGACCCGACGACGCCGACCGGCTCGCGCTGGGAGCTCGACACCACGCTGCTGGAGTCGGCGGAGGTCACCAACGAGGACCCGTTCACCGTCACCTACAAGATCCGCCCGGAGGCCTCCTGGACGGACAACGCGCCGATCGCCGCCGACGACTTCTGGTACCTGTGGCGGCAGATGGTCAGCCAGCCCGGCGTCGTCGACCCCGCCGGCTACGACCTGATCACCGGGGTGCAGTCGGTGGAGGGCGGTAAGACCGCGGTGGTGACGTTCTCCCAGCCGTATCCGGCGTGGCGGGAGCTGTTCAACAACATCCTGCCCGCGCACATCGTGAAGGACATCCCCGGCGGGTTCGCGTCCGGGCTGGCGCGGGCGCTGCCCGTCACCGGCGGGCAGTTCCGGGTCGAGACCATCGACCCGCAGCGCGACGAGATCCTGCTGGCACGCAACGACCGCTACTGGGGGCCGCCCGCCAAACCCGATCAGGTGCTGTTCCGCCGCGGCGGCGACTCCGCCGCGCTGGCCGACTCGATCCGCAACGGCGACACCCAGGTGGCGCAGGTGCACGGCGGGGCGGCGGCGTTCGCGCAGCTGTCGGCGATCCCGGACGTGCGGACCTCGCGGATCGTCACCCCGCGGGTGATGCAGCTGACGCTGCGGGCGCAGCAGCCGGCGCTGGCGGATCCCCTTGTGCGCAAAGCGATTATGGGGCTGCTCGACGTGGATCTGCTGGCCGCTGTCGGCGCCGGGGACGACAACACCGTGACGCTGGCGCAGGCGCAGGTGCGGTCACCGTCGGATCCCGGGTACGTGCCGACGGCGCCGCCCGCGATGAGCAAGGAGGACGCCCTCGGGCTGCTGGCCGAGGCCGGCTACGAGGTCGAGCCGGTCGAGACGCCGCCACCCCAGCGACCCGGGGTGCCCCCGCCGGACACCGGCCGCGGTCGCATCGTCAAGGACGGTGTGCCGCTGTCGCTGGTGATCGGTGTGGCGGCCAACGACCCCACGTCGGTCGCCGTCGCCAACACCGCGGCCGACCAGCTGCGCAACGTCGGCATCGCGGCGTCGGTGTCGGCGCTGGATCCGCCGGTGCTCTACGGCGACGCCCTGCCCAACAACCGGGTCGACGCCGTGGTGGGCTGGCATCACGCCGGCGGGGACCTCGCGACGGCGTTGGCGTCGCGCTACGGCTGCCGCGCGCTGGAGGCGACGGCGGTGCCGACCGCGCAGCCCGGCTCGCCGCCACCCACGACGACATCGACGACGGCTGCCCCCGCGACGACGTCTGCGGCCCCGACCATCTCTGCGGCCCCGGCCACGACCACCGCTACGACGACGCCCACCACCACCCCGCCGGGCTCGGCGCCCGAGACCGGGGAGCTCGTGCAGGCGCCGAGCAACATCACCGGCATCTGCGACCGCAGCATCCAGCCGAAGATCGACGCCGCGCTCGACGGCAGCGAGGACATCGCCGACGTCATCACCGCCGTCGAACCACGACTGTGGAACATGGCGACCGTGTTGCCGATCCTGCAGGACACCACGATCGTCGCCGCCGGCCCCAGCGTGCAGAACGTCAGCCTGTCCGGTGCCGTGCCGGTCGGCATCGTCGGTGACGCGGGCCGCTGGACGAAGACGCCCAGATAA
- a CDS encoding DUF2614 family zinc ribbon-containing protein, with the protein MALYEISTVILIGLLATATVAAIYIGLFGLMGAAYMVRCANCHHLTLTSSRQSPQACVHCRHPALLHPVYTLHHHTVPVHRDGLRY; encoded by the coding sequence ATGGCGCTCTACGAGATCTCCACCGTCATTTTGATCGGGCTGCTGGCGACGGCGACCGTCGCGGCGATCTACATCGGGTTGTTCGGCTTGATGGGCGCGGCGTACATGGTGCGGTGCGCGAACTGCCACCACCTGACGCTGACGTCGTCGCGACAGTCGCCGCAGGCGTGTGTGCACTGCCGGCATCCGGCGCTGCTGCACCCGGTGTACACGCTGCACCACCACACGGTGCCGGTGCACCGCGACGGCCTGCGCTACTGA